TCACCCACCCATTTGGAACTCTTGCTCAACCAGGACCCAGTCGCCGAAGCCTTGTCTTCGGGCGCAGCTTGCGGCGCACTGGTCATGGCTTCAGCGACCGTGCCGCCCAGCGGTCCACCCGTGATAAACAGGGTGCCATTGAGGGTTTCCAGGCTCTCGCGCAGGCGCACCTGTTCCTCGGTCAACGCGTGGATATGCAGGCTGGCGTTGGCCAGGGCCAGGCTCAGCTCAGACGGCGGCTCGGTTGCGCCGCCCACACTGGAGGCGCCAACCAGACTTTCGTCCTGTGCTTCAAGCAGGCCCGGCAGTTGCAAGGCTCCACTTTCGGCCAGCCCGGGAAAGGTCATCCAGCGCTTATCTTCATCGGCAAGCTTGAGCGTATATCGAGCGTCTTGCATCTCGCTCTACTCCTATTTGACGCCAAGGCGATTAATCGCGATGTCGTAGCGGCGCAATGCTTTGGCGGCATTCCATTCGAGAATTTCCGCTTCGTTTACCGAGTAAACCAGCGGGACGACGTCGAGGATTACTTCGATGTCGCGCTGCGAAAGAAGTCCGCCGGTTTGTTTAAAAAATCGTCGATGCGCTCCTGCAGTTGCGTCCAGTCGGGCACGGCCAGGCCGTCCAGGTCGGGGATCATCAGGCCGGTGCAGTGGGAGGTGATGAACTCGGCACGCTCTTTGTTGGTGGCGAGTTTTTTCATCACCTTGGTGGCACGCAGGGCGGGCATTTCCAGGGTGACGCTGGTCAACACGCGGCCGGCCACTTCCAGCGGCAACAGCAGTTGCACCTGCTCGCCGGGCTCGGTGGAGTCGCCCAGAAAGAACGAGGTCGGGCGCGTCGACATATCGTGTACGTGCTGGGCAATGCTCACGTAGTCCGGGCGCTTGAGTTGGTCCAGCTCCTTTTCCGAGAGGCCGGTG
The Pseudomonas hygromyciniae genome window above contains:
- a CDS encoding phage tail assembly protein, whose protein sequence is MAWKPPLHILLAPITADSGASIEQIQLKPLFYAAQKQALARAGEDEDDQFFELAKLATGLSEKELDQLKRPDYVSIAQHVHDMSTRPTSFFLGDSTEPGEQVQLLLPLEVAGRVLTSVTLEMPALRATKVMKKLATNKERAEFITSHCTGLMIPDLDGLAVPDWTQLQERIDDFLNKPADFFRSATSK